The following proteins are co-located in the Gloeocapsa sp. PCC 7428 genome:
- a CDS encoding STELLO glycosyltransferase family protein, whose amino-acid sequence MPNNFIVITSINSPTEALKKFSLMPDWQVILVADLKTPKDWQLDNVKVLSVEEQKTLPFTILKYLPWNHYARKNIGYLYAMLQGAELIYETDDDNIPYDSWHGFHPVQLQAKAYTSSTKFFNAYSYFCEANIWPRGFPLTAIHSPTELQIANEFISAPVQQGLADLDPDVDAIYRLAIGKEVKFSQREPVFLAPGTYCPFNSQNTLWYPEAFQYMYLPAFVFNRLTDIWRGYIAQHFLHQKAQGVLFCNASVYQERNYHKLLHDFIEEIDLYTRTEELINVLNEYTSHSQDFAGIMQHLHQHHFVKDEEVVLFDSWLEDLRSLKLV is encoded by the coding sequence ATGCCAAACAATTTCATCGTTATTACCTCTATAAATTCTCCTACAGAAGCTCTCAAAAAATTTAGCCTCATGCCAGATTGGCAAGTCATTTTAGTTGCTGACTTGAAGACGCCTAAAGACTGGCAGTTGGACAACGTCAAAGTTTTATCAGTAGAAGAACAAAAAACGCTTCCTTTTACAATTCTCAAATATTTACCTTGGAATCATTACGCGCGCAAAAATATTGGCTATCTTTATGCAATGTTGCAGGGAGCAGAGTTAATTTACGAAACTGATGATGACAATATTCCCTACGATTCATGGCATGGATTTCATCCTGTTCAGCTTCAAGCTAAAGCATATACAAGTTCAACTAAATTTTTTAATGCATACTCTTATTTTTGTGAAGCAAATATATGGCCTAGGGGATTTCCTTTGACAGCAATTCATAGCCCAACAGAATTGCAAATAGCAAATGAGTTTATATCTGCGCCTGTGCAGCAAGGTTTGGCAGATCTCGATCCGGATGTTGATGCCATTTACCGACTTGCAATTGGCAAGGAAGTGAAATTTTCTCAACGAGAGCCAGTATTTTTAGCACCTGGCACTTATTGCCCTTTCAACTCACAAAATACGCTTTGGTACCCAGAAGCTTTTCAATATATGTATCTCCCTGCTTTTGTTTTCAACAGACTAACTGATATTTGGAGAGGCTATATAGCACAACACTTTTTACATCAGAAAGCGCAGGGAGTATTGTTTTGTAATGCTAGCGTATACCAAGAACGAAACTATCACAAACTATTGCACGATTTTATCGAAGAAATCGACCTTTATACTAGAACGGAAGAACTGATTAATGTTCTAAATGAATACACTTCTCATTCTCAAGATTTTGCTGGCATCATGCAACATTTACATCAACATCACTTTGTTAAAGACGAAGAAGTTGTGCTGTTTGATTCTTGGCTAGAAGATTTAAGATCATTAAAATTAGTCTGA
- a CDS encoding glycosyltransferase, whose amino-acid sequence MKVALVFITKNEEAGLIATLPKVDLSIFDEVYAIDGHSKDKTCEVFSYYGIPVFQQSIPGLGGATLAARVHCKSDAMVFFHPDGNENPKDLSKFIEALDIGYELVIASRMIAGSYNEDDDKVFKFRKWANLGFAFIANTAFGSRKCRVTDVVQGFRAITCEAFDRLRLDKTDCTIDYQMVIRALKARLKISEFPTIEGMRVAGNTNFASIPTGIAEVKMLLREFQIGNSFLRQTNFNDLKSSSQESNSTTSSSLTK is encoded by the coding sequence GTGAAAGTTGCTTTAGTTTTTATTACTAAAAATGAAGAAGCAGGATTAATAGCTACTTTACCTAAAGTAGATTTGAGCATCTTTGACGAAGTTTATGCGATTGATGGTCATTCAAAAGACAAAACCTGTGAAGTTTTTAGTTATTATGGTATACCTGTCTTTCAGCAATCTATCCCTGGCTTAGGTGGCGCTACACTTGCAGCAAGAGTGCATTGCAAAAGTGATGCAATGGTATTCTTTCATCCTGATGGGAATGAGAATCCTAAAGATTTATCAAAATTTATTGAAGCCTTGGATATTGGCTACGAACTCGTCATCGCGTCGCGGATGATTGCAGGAAGTTATAACGAAGACGATGACAAAGTTTTCAAGTTTCGTAAATGGGCAAATTTAGGTTTTGCCTTCATTGCTAATACTGCTTTTGGAAGTCGTAAATGTCGCGTGACAGATGTCGTTCAAGGGTTTAGAGCAATTACTTGCGAAGCATTTGATCGCTTGCGCCTTGACAAAACGGACTGCACTATTGACTATCAAATGGTAATTAGAGCCTTAAAAGCAAGGCTCAAAATCAGTGAATTTCCAACTATCGAAGGTATGCGAGTTGCGGGTAATACGAATTTTGCTTCTATTCCTACAGGAATTGCTGAAGTCAAAATGCTACTGCGAGAATTTCAAATCGGTAATTCTTTTTTACGTCAGACTAATTTTAATGATCTTAAATCTTCTAGCCAAGAATCAAACAGCACAACTTCTTCGTCTTTAACAAAGTGA
- a CDS encoding class I SAM-dependent methyltransferase: protein MKLKVVNSSVSTLARKLNFLLSNRKLPSDTANVDKDLRRQIATKYLTGTGIEIGALHSPLPVPNTVEVHYVDRITVDQLRQQYPELAAYNLVEPDIIDDGEKLTSIPDASLDFVIANHVIEHCQNPIFSLENWLRVLKPGGVIYMAVPDKRYTFDCDRPITPLEHIIRDYEEGGSWSEKLHYEEWARLVEKAADSDITTRAKNLLNINYSIHFHVWTQIEFLELLLYCRNSLSLPIELELLQKNQMEFIVIIRKSSE from the coding sequence ATGAAACTGAAGGTAGTGAATAGCTCGGTTAGCACATTAGCACGTAAGCTTAACTTCCTTTTATCAAATAGAAAACTACCAAGTGATACGGCTAATGTAGACAAAGACTTACGTCGCCAAATTGCCACTAAATATTTAACTGGTACAGGTATTGAAATAGGTGCTTTACATTCACCTCTACCAGTTCCCAATACAGTAGAAGTCCATTATGTCGATAGAATTACTGTCGATCAGTTAAGACAACAATACCCAGAGTTAGCAGCCTACAACTTAGTTGAGCCAGATATTATTGATGACGGTGAAAAGCTTACTTCTATACCCGATGCGTCGCTAGATTTTGTCATTGCTAATCATGTTATCGAACATTGTCAGAATCCAATATTTTCTTTAGAAAATTGGTTAAGAGTTTTAAAACCTGGTGGAGTCATATATATGGCTGTACCAGATAAACGCTATACATTCGACTGCGATCGCCCAATAACGCCATTAGAACACATCATTCGCGACTATGAAGAAGGCGGAAGTTGGTCAGAGAAGCTTCACTACGAAGAATGGGCTAGACTTGTTGAAAAAGCTGCGGATAGCGACATTACGACTAGAGCAAAAAATCTGCTGAACATCAACTACAGTATCCATTTTCATGTTTGGACACAAATAGAATTTTTAGAATTATTACTATACTGCCGAAATTCTTTATCTCTACCGATTGAACTCGAACTGCTGCAAAAAAATCAAATGGAATTTATTGTAATTATCCGCAAGTCAAGCGAGTAG
- a CDS encoding glycosyltransferase has product MNLSHKNYPAAENITIESLDDNHSLKKIYYLVGENKRVIDFGCATGYLARLLQQQGCEVTGVEINPEAAKIAEHYCKQVVVADLDIVHLAEILPPQSFDVAIFGDVLEHLRDPWRVLKETQHLLSSDGFVVASIPNIAHGSIRLALLQGKFEYTELGILDNTHLRFFTKKTVEDLFEKTGYVIDVLERTKLPIFADTPLIPQLNKADFSSELIQKLEQEAETETLQFILRAYPGDHKSRYTELSEQYSQLVVQLGLTQAQLHHMQVELENSQSQIQHIQVELESSQSQLEQAQSEVEHFQIQLETSQWQIEQLQAESAHARSQLQQKHEELEHSQLQLAQIKTELEHSQSQLKQTQADLVRSRSLINAMESSKFWRLRNLWFGFKQLMRTDRLPTMQKSITPAPVNSTESDFHLNLKEIKFNAAPKTLNGCFDSIDGVNPTAIEVPKTTPVIARGWAILPDEKKTADCVIITYGKNRQLVAVALVNSERPDVAQAFSNPAYQKSGWSATLNLTDFPGGKIQLQAWAYNAARHEATLLSFASAKVKPMSLLSRLKHYYAVLRVKGTRYALSQAAKKIYYKLDTSPATVEVGTIAAPHQEQYARWLSKNFPREADLKKMAETVEIFPYKPIISVIMPVFNPPEQFLRAAIASVLEQIYPYWELCIADDASTKPYVKSVLEEYARQDPRIKVVFREENGHISRASNSALELATGEFIALLDHDDCLTPDALYEMALLLNRHPQADMIYSDEDKIDQQNRLQDPFFKPDWCPDSFLSRMYTCHLGTYRRSLIEQIGGFRIGYEGSQDYDLVLRLTEKTTNIFHIPKILYHWRVHPESTAAGVASVKSYAHIAAEKAIAEALTRRHEPGRVTGIPEFPGNYSVRYEISHYKRVSIIIPTRNLGTILNKCLESIFQKSTYPNYEVIVIDNGSTEEKTLKIISQWLDRQPERFKCYPLDIPFNYSHLNNYAASKAEGDYLLFLNNDTEVVTPDWLEAMVEQAQRASIGAVGALLLYPDNSIQHAGVVLGLGGVAAHSHRHFPATTPGYVCQVKTINNYSAITGACLMCRREVFAEIGGFDETLAVAYNDIDLCLKMSNLGYKNVYLPHVVLYHYESKSRGYEDTPEKMARLRKEADYLLSKWRKFIDNDPCYSPNLTRDREDYGINV; this is encoded by the coding sequence ATGAATCTCAGTCATAAAAACTATCCTGCCGCTGAAAATATCACTATAGAGAGTTTAGATGATAATCATAGTTTAAAAAAAATATACTACTTAGTTGGAGAAAACAAGCGAGTTATCGATTTTGGTTGTGCTACGGGTTATCTTGCACGATTACTACAACAGCAGGGGTGTGAAGTTACAGGCGTTGAAATCAATCCAGAAGCGGCAAAAATCGCCGAACACTACTGCAAGCAAGTTGTTGTTGCTGATTTAGATATCGTTCACCTTGCTGAAATTTTACCGCCACAAAGTTTTGATGTTGCAATCTTTGGCGATGTTTTGGAACACTTGCGCGATCCGTGGAGAGTGCTAAAAGAAACTCAGCATTTGTTAAGTTCCGACGGATTTGTTGTTGCTTCTATTCCTAACATTGCTCACGGATCAATTCGGTTGGCGTTGCTACAAGGTAAATTTGAATATACAGAATTGGGAATTTTAGACAATACCCATTTACGATTTTTTACAAAAAAAACAGTAGAAGATTTATTTGAAAAGACAGGTTATGTAATTGATGTTTTAGAGCGGACAAAACTGCCAATCTTTGCAGATACACCATTAATTCCGCAGTTAAACAAAGCAGATTTTAGTAGCGAACTTATTCAAAAATTAGAACAAGAAGCAGAAACGGAAACGCTGCAATTTATCTTACGAGCTTATCCAGGCGATCATAAAAGCAGATATACAGAATTAAGCGAACAGTATTCGCAACTTGTTGTGCAATTAGGGTTAACGCAAGCACAACTGCACCATATGCAAGTAGAACTAGAGAATTCGCAATCGCAAATACAGCATATTCAAGTGGAACTAGAAAGTTCGCAATCACAATTAGAGCAAGCACAATCAGAAGTTGAACACTTCCAAATCCAACTAGAAACATCGCAATGGCAAATTGAGCAATTGCAGGCTGAATCAGCGCACGCGCGATCGCAATTGCAGCAAAAGCACGAAGAATTAGAACACTCACAGTTACAACTTGCGCAAATAAAAACGGAATTAGAACACTCACAATCACAGCTAAAACAAACGCAAGCTGATCTAGTGCGATCGCGATCGCTTATCAATGCAATGGAGAGTAGTAAATTCTGGAGATTGCGTAATCTGTGGTTTGGCTTCAAGCAATTAATGCGCACTGATCGTCTACCAACCATGCAAAAATCTATCACACCAGCACCAGTTAATAGTACTGAAAGCGATTTTCATCTGAATCTCAAGGAAATCAAATTCAACGCTGCGCCAAAAACCTTAAATGGCTGCTTTGATAGTATCGATGGTGTCAACCCGACAGCAATCGAAGTCCCTAAGACAACACCTGTCATTGCTAGAGGCTGGGCAATTTTGCCAGATGAGAAGAAAACCGCAGATTGCGTCATCATCACCTACGGTAAAAATCGTCAGTTAGTTGCAGTTGCTTTGGTTAATTCAGAAAGACCAGATGTCGCGCAAGCTTTCAGTAACCCTGCTTACCAAAAATCAGGTTGGAGTGCGACACTCAATCTCACCGATTTCCCAGGCGGAAAAATTCAGCTTCAAGCCTGGGCGTACAATGCGGCGCGTCACGAAGCGACATTACTAAGCTTTGCGAGTGCCAAAGTTAAACCAATGAGTTTATTATCACGGCTCAAACATTATTATGCAGTGTTGCGTGTCAAAGGTACGCGGTACGCCCTCTCACAAGCTGCTAAGAAAATCTACTACAAGCTTGATACTTCACCCGCAACTGTTGAAGTCGGGACGATCGCTGCGCCGCATCAAGAACAATACGCGCGCTGGTTAAGCAAGAATTTTCCCAGAGAAGCCGATTTAAAAAAAATGGCTGAAACGGTGGAAATCTTTCCCTACAAGCCTATCATCAGCGTGATTATGCCAGTGTTCAATCCGCCAGAACAATTTTTGCGGGCGGCGATCGCTTCGGTGTTAGAGCAAATTTATCCTTATTGGGAATTGTGTATTGCTGATGATGCTTCGACTAAACCGTATGTTAAGTCAGTGTTAGAAGAGTATGCGCGTCAAGATCCTCGCATTAAAGTTGTGTTTCGCGAAGAAAATGGTCATATCTCGCGTGCTTCTAATTCGGCGCTAGAGTTAGCGACAGGGGAATTTATTGCTTTACTCGATCACGATGATTGTCTAACTCCAGATGCGTTGTATGAAATGGCTTTACTGCTAAATCGGCATCCCCAAGCAGATATGATCTACTCGGATGAAGATAAGATAGACCAACAAAATCGTCTTCAAGATCCATTCTTTAAGCCTGATTGGTGTCCTGATTCGTTTCTATCGCGAATGTATACGTGTCATTTGGGAACTTACAGGCGATCGCTGATTGAGCAAATTGGTGGTTTTCGCATCGGTTACGAAGGTAGCCAAGATTACGATTTAGTTTTACGGCTAACGGAAAAAACGACAAACATCTTTCACATACCTAAAATACTTTATCACTGGCGAGTTCATCCCGAATCAACCGCAGCGGGTGTAGCCAGTGTTAAATCGTATGCACATATAGCCGCCGAAAAAGCGATCGCGGAAGCGTTAACGCGACGCCATGAACCAGGAAGGGTAACTGGAATTCCTGAATTTCCTGGAAACTATAGCGTACGGTACGAAATTTCTCACTACAAGCGAGTTAGTATTATTATTCCCACGCGCAACCTCGGCACGATTTTAAATAAATGTCTAGAATCAATTTTTCAAAAAAGTACTTATCCTAACTACGAAGTTATTGTCATAGACAACGGCAGCACCGAAGAAAAGACTTTAAAAATTATTTCACAATGGTTAGACCGACAACCAGAACGTTTCAAGTGTTATCCACTTGATATTCCTTTTAACTATTCTCATCTGAATAACTACGCGGCGAGTAAAGCCGAAGGAGATTATTTACTATTCTTAAATAACGATACTGAAGTCGTCACGCCAGACTGGCTCGAAGCAATGGTAGAACAAGCTCAAAGAGCATCAATTGGCGCAGTAGGCGCGCTATTGTTGTATCCAGATAATTCGATTCAACACGCTGGTGTCGTATTAGGGTTAGGCGGTGTTGCGGCGCATAGCCATCGACATTTTCCAGCAACTACACCTGGTTATGTGTGTCAGGTAAAAACGATTAATAACTATTCGGCGATTACTGGCGCGTGTTTGATGTGTCGGCGCGAAGTTTTCGCAGAAATCGGTGGATTTGATGAAACTTTAGCTGTTGCTTACAACGATATCGATCTATGTCTAAAAATGAGCAATTTAGGCTACAAAAATGTTTATTTACCTCACGTTGTTTTGTACCACTACGAATCTAAAAGTAGAGGCTACGAAGATACTCCCGAAAAAATGGCTAGACTCCGCAAAGAGGCGGATTATCTACTGAGCAAATGGCGAAAATTTATTGATAACGATCCTTGTTATAGCCCCAACTTGACGCGCGATCGCGAAGATTACGGTATTAATGTATAG